Within the Rhodopirellula bahusiensis genome, the region TTTGATGCCTGGAACCGAATGACTAAGCTCGTCGACGATTCCAACTCCAACATCTTGCTGGAGAACCAGTACGACGGTCGCAACTTCCGCATTGTTGCCAAGGAGTACACCTCGGGCACTCTGGATCAAACGCGTCAGTACTACTTCACTGAAGACTGGCAGTGCGTGGAAGAACACGTTGACACAACGAGTATGCCACGGCGTCACTACGTGTGGGGGATGCGTTACATCGATGACCTTGTCCTTCGCGACCGGGACATCACGCCTTCGGGCGGCTTAATGAGCGAGCGTTTGTACTACTTGCCCGATGCAAACTGGAACACGACGGCAGTGGTAAGTGACTCCGGCAGCGTGCAAGAACGCTACGAGTACGATCCCTACGGCAACCTCCGCGTCTTCGCCGCTGACTACACCCCCAGATCCAGCAGCAACTACGCGGTCCACTACACCTACACCAGCCGAGAGTGTGCGCCCGCAGCAGGCCTGTACTACTTCCGAAACCGATGGTACGACGCTCTGCTGGGAAGGTTTAGCTCCAGGGACCCGATTGGGTATGTTGATGGATTGAGCCTCTATCGGATTTACATTGCGCTAAGCAGGGTTGACCCAACTGGTATGCAGTACATGATTCCTGGCGACATGCTTGGAGGCAGCGGGTTAAGCGATTCCGAGGCCGATGCCATGCTTGAGGGGCAGCAAGTCACCAGCCCGCTCGGTCAAGCTCAGAAGGTTATCAACAGTCTTATCGATCGAATCAAAGAGTGGCCAGAGAATAGAGCCAAAGCGTGGTGCAAGAAATGGCATGAAAAGCAAAAGTCAGACGATTGGCTTGACAAGCTTCCGTCGTGCCCGTGTTCTCAGAACGAAATCGAGTCAGGATCAGATTTCTACGAGTCGCCCCCCGACAAAGCAACGCATGATGGATGCGATGTTTGCTTTCGGTCTAATGCAAGCGGCATCACTGCTCCCGCTCAACAATGCTGCTACGACGCAGAAGGTTTAATCACTAGTGGCAGCGGCGCTGGCACTGCGGATCACACCAATTCCCAAAAAAACGTAATTGGCCATTTCATCGATGATGTGATGCCGTTTTTAATTTGCAA harbors:
- a CDS encoding RHS repeat-associated core domain-containing protein gives rise to the protein DATGNWKEFRQDENGDGTWDFNQTRTANAVNEITDISNTPSDIWATPSYDKNGNTTTNPRPDLGTNATMTATFDAWNRMTKLVDDSNSNILLENQYDGRNFRIVAKEYTSGTLDQTRQYYFTEDWQCVEEHVDTTSMPRRHYVWGMRYIDDLVLRDRDITPSGGLMSERLYYLPDANWNTTAVVSDSGSVQERYEYDPYGNLRVFAADYTPRSSSNYAVHYTYTSRECAPAAGLYYFRNRWYDALLGRFSSRDPIGYVDGLSLYRIYIALSRVDPTGMQYMIPGDMLGGSGLSDSEADAMLEGQQVTSPLGQAQKVINSLIDRIKEWPENRAKAWCKKWHEKQKSDDWLDKLPSCPCSQNEIESGSDFYESPPDKATHDGCDVCFRSNASGITAPAQQCCYDAEGLITSGSGAGTADHTNSQKNVIGHFIDDVMPFLIC